A section of the Prionailurus bengalensis isolate Pbe53 chromosome C2, Fcat_Pben_1.1_paternal_pri, whole genome shotgun sequence genome encodes:
- the LOC122492353 gene encoding olfactory receptor 5K4-like: MAKENNSLTTEFILIGFTDHPVLNILLFLVFFAIYLITMVGNLGLVALISMEHRLHTPMYIFLGNLALMDSCCSCAIIPKMLENFFSEGKMISLYECMAQFYFLCLAETADCFLLAAMAYDRYVAVCSPLQYHTMMSKKLCIQMTIGTFIASNLHSMIHVGLLLRLTFCRSNQIDHFFCDILPLYRLSCTDPYINELMIYIFSMPIQIFTIATVLFSYICILFTIFKMTSKEGRGKAFSTCASHFLSVSIFYICLLMYIRPFEEGDKDIPVAIFYTIVIPLLNPFIYSLRNKEVINGLKKCMKNYNIVK, from the coding sequence ATGGCTAAGGAAAATAACTCTTTGACAACTGAGTTTATCCTCATAGGATTTACAGATCATCCAGTGCTGAATATTCTCCTGTTTTTGGTGTTCTTTGCCATCTATCTAATCACCATGGTGGGAAATCTTGGCCTGGTGGCATTGATTTCTATGGAGCATCGTCTTCACACACCAATGTACATCTTTCTGGGCAACTTGGCTCTAATGGATTCCTGTTGTTCCTGTGCCATCATCCCCAAGATGTTAGAGAACTTCTTTTCTGAGGGAAAAATGATTTCCCTTTATGAATGCAtggcacaattttattttctctgccttgctGAAACTGCAGATTGCTTTCTTCTGGCAGCAATGGCTTATGATCGCTATGTGGCCGTTTGCAGCCCACTACAGTACCATACCATGATGTCAAAGAAACTCTGCATTCAGATGACCATAGGGACCTTCATAGCTAGTAACCTGCATTCCATGATCCATGTAGGGCTTCTGTTAAGGTTAACTTTCTGCAGGTCTAATCAAATTGACCACTTTTTTTGTGATATTCTTCCACTCTATAGACTCTCCTGTACTGACCCTTATATCAACGAACTAATGATCTATATTTTTTCAATGCCAATTCAAATCTTCACCATTGCCACTGTCTTGTTCTCTTATATTTGCATccttttcacaatttttaaaatgacatcaaAAGAGGGGCGAGGTAAAGCCTTTTCTACCTGTGCATCCCACTTTCTATCTGTCTCAATATTCTACATTTGTCTTCTCATGTATATTAGACCATTTGAAGAAGGGGATAAAGACATACCAGTGGCAATTTTTTATACAATTGTAATTCCTTTattaaatccttttatttatagCTTAAGAAATAAGGAAGTGATAAATGGtcttaaaaaatgtatgaagaatTATAATATTGTTAAATAA